In one Leptogranulimonas caecicola genomic region, the following are encoded:
- a CDS encoding PspA/IM30 family protein: MGILDRFSTIVKANVNELLDRAEDPSKMVDQYLRDLTESLAEVKDATAGVMAEEKRCRRMVDENQAQIDKYDGLARKALAAGNEDDARTFLAKKQELVGKNEGALMAYEAAHENAQKMRQMHDKLVNDINTLKGRRDTIKAKAAVAKTKEKVSKMTGGADRAESAISAFERMEAKTDAMLDKSEAMEELDAQPQDPVTSLEEKYAASGASAAVDDELAALKKEMGL; encoded by the coding sequence ATGGGAATCCTCGATCGTTTTAGCACCATCGTGAAGGCCAACGTCAACGAGCTTTTGGATCGCGCCGAGGATCCTTCCAAGATGGTAGACCAGTATCTGCGTGACCTTACCGAGAGCCTGGCCGAGGTCAAAGACGCCACCGCAGGCGTCATGGCCGAAGAGAAGCGCTGCCGCCGCATGGTGGACGAGAACCAGGCGCAGATCGACAAGTACGACGGGCTGGCTCGCAAGGCTCTGGCGGCAGGCAACGAGGACGACGCCCGCACCTTCCTGGCCAAGAAGCAGGAGCTGGTAGGTAAAAACGAAGGCGCCCTGATGGCCTATGAGGCGGCTCATGAGAACGCCCAAAAGATGCGCCAGATGCACGACAAGCTGGTAAACGACATCAATACCTTGAAGGGCCGCCGTGACACCATCAAGGCCAAGGCGGCTGTGGCCAAGACCAAGGAGAAGGTCTCCAAGATGACCGGCGGCGCCGACCGCGCCGAGAGCGCCATCTCTGCTTTCGAGCGCATGGAGGCCAAGACCGACGCCATGCTAGACAAGAGTGAGGCCATGGAAGAGCTGGACGCCCAGCCCCAGGATCCCGTCACCAGCCTGGAAGAGAAGTACGCGGCCTCCGGCGCTTCGGCGGCGGTGGATGACGAGCTGGCTGCCCTTAAAAAGGAGATGGGCCTTTAA
- the pepT gene encoding peptidase T, which yields MDASQVAQSPDISDVVKRFFRYVQVDSPSNPDREETTPSNEEELAMAALLGKELEELGAKDVKVDGHGYVTAKLDGSPEAAQAPRLGLIAHIDSTSDAPAHGVKPQIVAYEGGDLVIGEVDGRRVRVTTGSVPDLAQMAGQPIVTSDGTTLLSADDKAGVAEIMALLARYQKDLRLPHPPLAVAFVPDEEIGHGAALLDLEDFGAAYAYTVDGEQLGEINYECFSAADALVTVEGVMVHPGAAKDRMVNAISLWRDLDSMLPAAERPEHTEGREGYFHCHSIEGTPAQVKAHYLIRDFDAAGFERRLKLLQDAAAMINEREGKARVQVAVKPQYRNMAEHFKGSEFLIDAALMANRQQGVEPRCVPVRGGTDGAQLTFRGLLCPNIATGGYLAHSVREFIPVRSLEVTVDILQSLCALLAERPAAS from the coding sequence ATGGACGCATCCCAGGTGGCCCAAAGCCCCGACATAAGCGACGTGGTCAAGCGCTTCTTTCGCTATGTGCAGGTAGACTCTCCCAGCAATCCTGACCGAGAAGAGACCACCCCCTCCAATGAAGAGGAGTTGGCGATGGCGGCGCTTCTCGGCAAGGAGCTGGAGGAGCTGGGCGCCAAGGACGTCAAGGTGGACGGACACGGCTATGTGACCGCCAAGCTCGACGGGTCGCCAGAGGCGGCCCAGGCTCCGCGCCTGGGCCTCATCGCCCACATCGATTCCACTTCGGATGCCCCCGCTCATGGGGTGAAACCCCAGATTGTGGCCTATGAGGGCGGCGACCTGGTGATAGGCGAGGTGGACGGCCGTAGGGTGCGCGTCACGACAGGCTCTGTGCCCGACCTTGCCCAGATGGCGGGACAACCCATCGTGACCAGCGACGGCACCACGCTTTTATCGGCAGACGACAAGGCTGGAGTGGCCGAGATCATGGCGCTTCTGGCCCGCTACCAAAAAGATCTGCGCCTTCCGCATCCTCCGCTGGCGGTGGCCTTCGTGCCCGACGAGGAGATAGGCCACGGAGCCGCTCTGCTGGACCTGGAAGACTTTGGCGCCGCCTATGCCTATACGGTGGACGGCGAGCAGTTGGGCGAGATCAATTACGAATGCTTCTCGGCAGCAGACGCCCTGGTGACCGTCGAGGGAGTCATGGTGCATCCTGGGGCTGCCAAAGATCGCATGGTCAACGCCATCAGCCTCTGGCGCGACCTGGACTCTATGCTGCCGGCCGCCGAGCGCCCGGAGCACACAGAAGGCCGCGAGGGCTACTTCCATTGCCACTCTATCGAGGGCACGCCGGCCCAGGTGAAGGCCCACTACCTCATTCGCGACTTTGATGCTGCGGGCTTCGAGCGTCGCCTGAAGCTTCTTCAAGATGCGGCTGCCATGATCAACGAGCGGGAGGGAAAGGCCCGCGTGCAGGTGGCGGTGAAGCCCCAGTACCGCAACATGGCCGAGCATTTCAAGGGCTCGGAGTTCTTGATCGATGCCGCCCTTATGGCCAACCGCCAGCAGGGTGTCGAGCCTCGCTGCGTGCCGGTGCGCGGTGGCACCGACGGCGCCCAGCTCACCTTCCGCGGCTTGCTGTGCCCCAACATCGCCACCGGCGGATACCTGGCGCACTCGGTCCGAGAGTTCATCCCAGTGCGCAGCCTGGAGGTCACTGTGGACATTCTCCAAAGCCTCTGCGCCCTCTTGGCGGAGAGGCCTGCGGCGAGCTGA